The Montipora capricornis isolate CH-2021 chromosome 1, ASM3666992v2, whole genome shotgun sequence genome contains a region encoding:
- the LOC138050957 gene encoding uncharacterized protein produces MAEHRLPRPPAPVAAAIVEHAAVEPPPVVEEPPVVDPVIAPPPAPVLAADPAPAVETMEEAAARIKVLEDKIKSLEQLKTLESSESALAALRRHISRPTAMFDKYEALDLLQSLVRLARNESHKKADEYAAALDEIRARTDALDHLQLQRLFLGLLGDPVRAKVAREATTILKGVDKAPTPLTGYGSIARRPSPYPPQQNTQCFRCFKWGHVARSCRHNPVRRQGGRGRAGRF; encoded by the exons ATGGCAGAACATCGTCTTCCCCGTCCACCCGCTCCCGTCGCTGCTGCAATCGTGGAGCATGCTGCCGTTGAGCCACCGCCAGTTGTAGAAGAACCGCCTGTTGTTGATCCGGTTATCGCACCGCCCCCGGCTCCAGTTCTAGCGGCGGACCCGGCCCCGGCGGTTGAAACCATGGAAGAG GCCGCTGCCCGTATTAAGGTTCTTGAGGACAAGATTAAGTCGTTGGAGCAGCTGAAGACTTTAGAAAGTTCAGAGTCAGCTCTCGCAGCCTTGCGTCGACATATCAGTCGCCCTACCGCGATGTTCGATAAATATGAGGCCCTTGATCTCCTACAGTCTCTAGTTCGTTTGGCAAGAAACGAAAGTCACAAGAAAGCAGACGAGTATGCGGCTGCTCTTGATGAGATCAGAGCCAGGACTGATGCCTTGGACCACCTTCAGCTGCAACGCCTTTTCCTCGGGTTATTGGGGGATCCTGTTCGTGCTAAAGTTGCCAGGGAAGCCACTACTATTTTGAAGGGCGTGGACAAAGCTCCTACTCCCCTTACTGGCTATGGATCCATTGCGCGTAGACCCTCTCCTTACCCGCCTCAGCAAAACACGCAGTGCTTTCGATGCTTTAAGTGGGGGCATGTCGCCCGTTCATGCCGTCATAACCCAGTGAGACGTCAAGGTGGTCGGGGACGAGCCGGACGTTTTTAG